In Papio anubis isolate 15944 chromosome 17, Panubis1.0, whole genome shotgun sequence, the following are encoded in one genomic region:
- the LOC103878884 gene encoding spidroin-2-like produces the protein MAPEAAFHIVTGVVVVVVFQLLRVIGVIIVFLHLILLIVLRLVGLLGVAVLFLLLAVVVIVHHLADGPQGHDGPGQVAAPASSPSVPPRPPPGGAGAAAEGWESRGGGGPAAAASSGYCCPCWASSAASWGPSQPGLRPICPGGYRGAASEDPRWVQTWAVAAVAGLRSGSRGLLGRPVHLPLRLEPRQAGEERGHVSCTAGEPGTQRRYAAPLRGARECGVPGGSPERPHSAQRGAAGLRAPVALLRGACSSRNAPCQRPSETTASVWSPKPARPPPRISPSAAGRGRQGSPQVSLPSRPIGKLMLKEPERERKKKSRRGAARATEGTGQRQRRREISWGRQADKPPEFRELQSLELES, from the exons ATGGCTCCTGAAGCTGCTTTCCATATAGTAACTggcgtcgtcgtcgtcgtcgtcttCCAGCTCCTCCGAGTAATCGGAGTCATCATCGTCTTCCTCCATCTCATCCTCCTCATTGTCCTCAGACTCGTGGGTCTCCTCGGTGTGGccgtcctcttcctccttctcgcTGTCGTGGTCATTGTGCACCACCTTGCTGACGGCCCTCAGGGCCACGATGGTCCCGGCCAGGTGGCCGCCCCCGCCTCCTCGCCCTCCGTCCCTCCCCGGCCGCCGCCCGGGGGCGCTGGTGCTGCCGCGGAGGGATGGGAGAGTCGTGGGGGCGGGGGACCGGCGGCGGCGGCTTCCTCCGGCTACTGCTGCCCCTGTTGGGCGAGCTCAGCCGCGTCTTGGGGTCCATCTCAGCCTGGCCTGCGGCCCATCTGCCCCGGAGGCTACCGCGGTGCCGCGAGCGAAGACCCTCGATGGGTCCAGACGTGGGCCGTGGCGGCGGTGGCAGGGCTCCGCAGCGGGAGCCGCGGGCTGCTTGGGCGGCCTGTCCACCTGCCCCTCCGATTGGAGCCTAGGCAGGCGGGAGAAG AGCGGGGTCACGTGAGCTGCACCGCGGGAGAGCCTGGGACGCAGCGACGCTACGCGGCGCCGCTGCGGGGAGCGCGGGAGTGTGGAGTCCCGGGCGGGAGCCCGGAGCGCCCGCACTCCGCGCAGCGCGGCGCGGCTGGACTCCGGGCGCCGGTGGCGCTGCTGAGAGGGGCATGCAGTTCGCGAAATGCCCCTTGTCAAAGGCCTTCGGAGACCACAGCCTCCGTCTGGAGCCCAAAGCCGGCCAGACCTCCTCCCCGCATCTCCCCTTCTGCGgctgggagaggaaggcaggggagCCCCCAGGTATCATTGCCCTCTCGCCCCATCGGGAAACTGATGCTgaaagagccagagagagaaagaaaaaaaaagtcgcGGAGAGGGGCCGCCCGAGCGACCGAAGGCACCGGGCAGCGCCAGCGACGGAGGGAAATTAGTTGGGGGAGACAAGCAGACAAGCCCCCAGAATTTAGGGAACTCCAAAGCTTGGAGCTGGAGTCCTGA